One Parasedimentitalea psychrophila genomic region harbors:
- the tssF gene encoding type VI secretion system baseplate subunit TssF — protein sequence MDTRLLEHYENELNYLRDMGGEFAAAYPKIASRLGMEGIEVLDPYVERLLEGVAFLSARVQLELQLQYPNFTANLLEIIYPHYLAPTPSMMIAAFKPDVSNSAVKSGYVLPRHSILRSRLTEGEQTACEFRTASEMTMWPIEITEAEYIDGRGELVAAGVASGVDARAGIRLRLRRSDGEAISDLAMNNLTLYLSNAAGNSWPLLELLCTQVQGLVARSTDRRADWHMALPEGRIVQRGFEADEALLPTPRQVFDGYRLLQEYFAMPERFRFVELQGLRTALQRAKGPEVDIYILLREGMSEVAPVVAPEVFTLNAVPAVNLFEKRCDRVQIAPHDTEHHVVPNRTAGLDFEIYSLNTVTGISGEGEDDVIFRPFYSATDFTASGENFPAYYSVKRRMRQRSEKERLRGVRSSYLGSEMYLTLVDRSQAPYGADLEQLAVKALCTNRDLPMLLATGDDNVFHLPEGGPVTSITLPVSPTRPRPTLAQGDTAWRLISHLSLNYASITETGKGQSAAALRELVGLYAPLGNRVTEKQLEGIVSISTRPIVRRMSDEVLSTAVRGLEITLGFDESFFEGSNIYALGAVLERFLRRYSTINSFTETVLKTEKRGEIARWRPEKGLGRIL from the coding sequence TTGGACACTCGGCTTCTGGAACATTATGAAAACGAACTGAACTATCTGCGCGATATGGGCGGAGAATTTGCCGCCGCCTATCCAAAGATTGCCTCGCGTCTGGGCATGGAGGGGATCGAGGTTCTGGATCCTTACGTGGAACGTCTGCTCGAAGGGGTGGCGTTTCTGTCGGCGCGGGTGCAGCTGGAGCTGCAACTGCAATATCCTAATTTCACCGCCAACCTGCTGGAAATCATCTATCCGCATTATCTGGCGCCAACCCCGTCGATGATGATCGCCGCCTTCAAGCCCGACGTCAGCAACTCGGCGGTCAAAAGCGGCTATGTGTTGCCGCGCCATTCCATTCTGCGCAGCCGCTTGACCGAGGGGGAACAAACCGCCTGCGAATTCCGCACTGCCTCCGAGATGACCATGTGGCCGATCGAAATCACCGAGGCCGAGTATATCGACGGGCGTGGCGAACTGGTGGCGGCGGGGGTGGCCAGCGGGGTGGATGCCCGCGCCGGTATCCGGCTGCGGCTGCGGCGCAGTGATGGCGAGGCGATCTCGGATCTGGCGATGAATAATCTGACGCTGTATCTGAGCAACGCGGCGGGCAATAGCTGGCCGCTGCTGGAACTGCTCTGCACCCAGGTGCAGGGGCTGGTGGCGCGCTCTACCGACCGGCGCGCTGATTGGCACATGGCGCTGCCAGAGGGGCGGATTGTGCAGCGCGGGTTTGAGGCGGACGAGGCCCTGTTGCCCACCCCGCGGCAGGTGTTTGACGGCTATCGCCTGCTGCAGGAATACTTTGCCATGCCCGAGCGGTTCCGCTTTGTCGAGTTGCAGGGGCTGCGGACAGCGTTGCAACGGGCCAAGGGTCCCGAGGTGGATATCTATATCCTGCTGCGCGAAGGCATGAGTGAGGTCGCTCCGGTGGTGGCGCCCGAGGTGTTTACCCTCAATGCCGTGCCCGCAGTGAACCTGTTCGAGAAACGCTGCGACCGGGTGCAGATCGCGCCGCATGACACCGAACATCACGTGGTGCCCAACCGCACCGCCGGGCTGGATTTTGAGATTTACAGTCTGAACACTGTCACCGGCATCAGCGGCGAGGGTGAAGACGATGTGATTTTCCGGCCGTTTTACTCGGCCACAGATTTTACCGCCTCGGGCGAGAATTTTCCGGCCTATTACAGCGTAAAACGACGGATGCGGCAGCGCTCCGAAAAGGAACGGCTGCGCGGGGTGCGGAGTTCCTACCTTGGCTCCGAGATGTATCTGACACTGGTGGACCGGTCCCAGGCCCCCTACGGGGCTGATCTGGAACAGCTGGCGGTCAAGGCCTTGTGCACAAACCGTGATTTGCCGATGCTGCTGGCCACCGGGGATGACAATGTGTTCCACCTGCCCGAAGGCGGCCCGGTGACCTCGATCACCCTGCCGGTCTCTCCGACCCGGCCGCGTCCGACTCTGGCACAGGGCGATACCGCCTGGCGGCTGATCTCACATCTGAGCCTGAACTATGCCTCTATTACCGAAACCGGCAAGGGGCAGTCGGCAGCGGCGCTGCGCGAACTGGTCGGGCTTTATGCGCCACTGGGCAACCGGGTGACCGAGAAACAGCTGGAGGGGATCGTGTCGATTTCGACCCGCCCCATCGTGCGCCGGATGAGCGACGAAGTTCTGTCCACCGCGGTGCGGGGTCTGGAGATCACTCTGGGCTTTGACGAAAGCTTTTTCGAGGGCAGCAACATCTATGCGCTTGGCGCTGTGCTGGAACGGTTCTTGCGCCGCTATTCCACCATCAATTCATTCACCGAAACTGTCCTAAAAACTGAAAAACGCGGGGAAATTGCCAGATGGCGACCGGAAAAAGGTCTGGGCCGGATACTCTGA
- a CDS encoding type VI secretion system contractile sheath domain-containing protein: MAAALSSLRDVELPQAEVDQSGDILAGLSARAPEETAKADDLGSALSSLAAVEIEETPADDSTDILGDLAAQELVEAVDTSTDDALSSLAAVEVDEAPEDDSADILGDLAAQDVAEAVDTSSDDALSSLAAVEVDEAPEDDSADILGDLAAQDVAEAVDTSSDDALSSLAAVEIDETPEDDGTDILGDLAAQDLAEAVDTSSDDALSSLAAVEVDEAPEDDSADILGDLAALDVVEEVDTSSDDALSSLAAVEIGEGPEDDGADILGDLAALDLAEEVDTSSDDALSRLAAVEIDEAPEDDSADILGDLAALDVAEEVDTGADDLSALLGGLDDVATPQDNIDDILGGLGDLGAEETDAPLDAGGLDDLLGDLEAADAETEEADAQGLDDLLGDLSDAEDGDDLDGLFADLEDDAAAEPEGGDGLDDLLGDLTGADDSGLDALLGDTSEGEDGDLDLDDLLGSLEDDSPEAGDDLDDLLGALDSTDDSTDDGAAEAAEAVKLSQTEEPEFAYGTLSASRPEPQRLVRKRFRLAILGDFSGRAAKGIVEIGDQLAARRAVILDPDTVEDVIESFATELVLPIGRDGAGMAVKLGGLDDLHPDELYENVELFSELVGLRKQLQSGVTADHAASTLRAWGEKHGTRVSPPKPRSGGNAVPADCRLSAFQLLVGDAENQLGQVSPVQDLLARVVGPHIRALPNADVAAMIVAVDAALSDAMRMVLHHPEFQSLEAQWRSLDLIARSVEDDDTLDVMLYDISAEELAADLTASEDLSDSGFVKLLTGEPLDEENGRGGYSALIGLYQFEETPPHAELLGRIARVAAHVDAPFLAGISPAFLETEKDKLPSVVTKAWDTLRGMGEAGHLGLVSPRFMLRRPYGAKSEPIYEFQFEEFTESEGLRGLLWANPVVLAAILLARSFKQNGASMGLGQIMSLGDIPFHYVNDRFGDQVALPCTERNINLDKIALAQERGFMAVSAIKGRDEIRLTSFGSLAGGDILGPWTGMPAPDPSPPDPKPAAAADPAGDDLDDLGLDDLDLDLGLDDDDSGLGDLDDLLAGFGDDTDDSGEDDDDSMDADLAALLDDL; the protein is encoded by the coding sequence ATGGCGGCGGCACTGTCCAGCCTGCGCGACGTTGAGCTGCCGCAGGCAGAGGTTGACCAAAGCGGCGATATTCTGGCTGGCCTGAGCGCGCGCGCGCCGGAAGAGACCGCTAAAGCGGATGATCTGGGGTCGGCTCTGTCCAGTCTGGCAGCGGTTGAGATTGAGGAGACGCCTGCTGATGACAGCACCGATATACTGGGCGACCTCGCGGCGCAGGAGTTGGTCGAAGCGGTCGACACCAGCACTGATGATGCGCTGAGCAGTCTGGCGGCGGTTGAGGTCGACGAGGCTCCTGAGGACGACAGCGCTGATATACTGGGCGACCTCGCGGCGCAGGATGTGGCCGAGGCGGTCGACACCAGCTCTGATGATGCGCTGAGCAGTCTGGCGGCGGTTGAGGTCGACGAGGCTCCTGAGGACGACAGCGCCGATATACTGGGCGACCTCGCGGCGCAGGATGTGGCCGAGGCGGTCGACACCAGCTCTGATGATGCGCTGAGCAGTCTGGCGGCGGTTGAGATTGACGAGACGCCTGAGGATGACGGCACCGATATATTGGGCGACCTTGCGGCGCAGGATCTGGCCGAGGCGGTCGATACCAGCTCTGATGACGCGCTGAGCAGTCTGGCGGCGGTTGAGGTCGACGAGGCTCCTGAGGACGACAGCGCTGATATACTGGGCGACCTCGCGGCGTTGGATGTGGTCGAGGAGGTCGACACCAGTTCCGATGACGCGTTGAGCAGCCTGGCGGCGGTTGAGATTGGCGAGGGTCCCGAGGACGACGGCGCCGATATACTGGGCGACCTTGCGGCGCTGGATCTGGCCGAGGAGGTCGATACCAGTTCCGATGACGCGTTGAGCAGGCTGGCAGCGGTTGAGATTGACGAGGCTCCTGAGGACGACAGCGCTGATATACTGGGCGACCTTGCGGCGCTGGATGTGGCGGAGGAGGTCGATACAGGGGCTGATGATCTGTCGGCTTTGCTGGGCGGGCTGGACGATGTGGCGACGCCCCAAGACAATATAGATGACATTCTGGGCGGTTTGGGCGACCTGGGTGCCGAGGAGACCGACGCGCCCTTGGATGCTGGTGGGCTGGATGACCTGTTGGGAGATCTGGAGGCCGCCGATGCCGAAACCGAAGAGGCGGACGCGCAAGGGCTGGACGATCTGTTGGGCGACCTGTCGGATGCCGAGGACGGGGATGATCTGGATGGGTTGTTCGCTGACCTGGAAGACGATGCCGCAGCCGAGCCGGAGGGCGGTGATGGCCTTGATGATTTGCTGGGCGATCTGACCGGGGCGGATGACAGCGGGCTTGATGCGCTGCTGGGCGACACCTCCGAGGGTGAGGACGGTGATTTGGATCTGGACGATCTTTTGGGATCGTTGGAGGATGACAGCCCTGAGGCGGGGGATGATTTAGACGATCTTCTGGGTGCGTTGGACAGTACTGATGACAGTACCGATGACGGTGCGGCAGAGGCTGCGGAGGCAGTGAAACTCAGCCAGACCGAAGAGCCTGAATTTGCCTATGGCACCCTCAGTGCGAGCCGACCTGAGCCGCAGCGATTGGTACGCAAGCGGTTCCGACTGGCCATCCTTGGGGATTTCTCGGGGCGGGCGGCGAAAGGCATTGTCGAGATCGGAGATCAGTTGGCGGCGCGTCGGGCGGTCATTCTGGACCCGGATACTGTTGAAGACGTGATTGAAAGTTTTGCCACCGAATTGGTGTTGCCGATTGGCCGGGATGGCGCTGGCATGGCGGTGAAGCTGGGCGGGCTGGACGATCTGCACCCGGATGAGCTGTACGAAAACGTCGAGCTGTTTTCCGAGTTGGTCGGGCTGCGCAAGCAATTGCAAAGCGGGGTGACGGCGGATCATGCGGCCAGCACACTTCGCGCCTGGGGTGAGAAACACGGCACCCGCGTCAGCCCTCCGAAACCACGCTCCGGCGGCAATGCGGTGCCTGCGGATTGCCGGTTGAGCGCGTTTCAGCTGTTGGTTGGCGATGCCGAGAACCAGTTGGGGCAGGTCTCGCCGGTGCAGGATCTGCTGGCGCGGGTGGTTGGCCCGCATATTCGGGCGCTGCCCAATGCGGATGTGGCCGCAATGATTGTGGCGGTGGACGCGGCGCTGTCGGATGCCATGCGCATGGTGTTGCACCACCCGGAGTTCCAGTCGCTGGAGGCGCAGTGGCGGTCGCTGGATTTGATCGCGCGATCGGTTGAGGACGACGACACGCTGGACGTGATGCTATATGATATCTCGGCCGAGGAACTGGCGGCAGATTTGACCGCGAGTGAGGATCTGAGCGACAGCGGTTTCGTCAAGTTGCTGACCGGTGAGCCGCTGGACGAGGAAAACGGACGCGGCGGATATTCGGCGCTGATCGGGTTGTATCAGTTTGAGGAAACCCCGCCCCATGCGGAATTGCTGGGCCGGATTGCGCGGGTTGCGGCGCATGTGGATGCGCCTTTCCTGGCCGGAATATCGCCTGCATTCCTGGAGACGGAAAAAGACAAACTGCCATCCGTGGTGACTAAGGCCTGGGATACGCTGCGGGGCATGGGTGAGGCTGGGCATTTGGGTCTGGTGTCGCCACGCTTTATGCTGCGCCGTCCATATGGCGCCAAGAGCGAGCCGATCTATGAGTTCCAGTTTGAGGAATTCACCGAAAGCGAAGGTCTGCGCGGCCTGCTTTGGGCCAACCCGGTGGTGCTGGCGGCGATCCTTTTGGCGCGCTCGTTCAAACAGAACGGGGCCTCGATGGGGCTGGGGCAGATCATGTCGCTGGGTGACATTCCGTTCCACTATGTCAACGACCGATTTGGCGATCAGGTGGCGCTGCCCTGCACCGAGCGCAATATAAATCTGGACAAAATCGCGCTGGCACAGGAGCGCGGATTTATGGCGGTGTCGGCGATCAAAGGACGGGATGAAATCCGCCTGACCTCGTTTGGCTCGCTGGCGGGCGGGGATATTCTGGGGCCCTGGACAGGCATGCCAGCGCCGGACCCGTCGCCGCCGGATCCAAAACCCGCCGCTGCGGCTGACCCGGCTGGCGATGATCTTGACGATCTGGGGCTGGACGATCTGGATCTGGACCTTGGCCTTGATGACGATGATAGTGGTCTGGGTGATCTTGACGATCTTCTGGCTGGATTTGGCGATGATACCGATGACAGCGGCGAGGATGACGATGACAGTATGGATGCCGATCTTGCTGCGCTGTTGGACGATTTATGA
- the tssH gene encoding type VI secretion system ATPase TssH, whose amino-acid sequence MTEISRVALFGKLNKLGYQAVESATVFCKMRGNPYVELVHWMHQILAGQDSDLHRIVAHYDLDPGKIAAEMTRSLDMLPRGASTISDLSDHLMDAMERGWVWGSLLFSANQVRSGYLLLGMLKTPALRNILTSMSPELARIGADDLADNFIKITDGSPEETMGAQDGSTTGGGAAPGEASDAMAPAVMGKGEALEKFCTDMTEQARNGEIDPIVGRDEEIRQIVDVLMRRRQNNPILTGEAGVGKTAVVEGFALRIARGDVPPALHDVRLLMLDVGLLQAGASMKGEFENRLRQVIDEVQSSDVPIVLFIDETHTLIGAGGAAGTGDAANLLKPALARGTLRTIGATTWAEYKKYIEKDPALARRFQVVQVDEPSIPKAILMMRGIASMLENHHRVQVLDEGIEAAVSLSARYIPARQLPDKSVSLLDTACARVAVSQHAVPAEVDDCRRHIEALTTELLIIGRDETAGYEVGDRREAVETAKSAEEDRLVGLSERWDAEKAVVEEILDLRAKLREGAAPVDAPAETEDETGDSPLDDAARADLMQQLRAKNTELETLQAESPLILPIVDHQAVASVVGDWTGIPVGRMVSDEIETILNLEEHLAKRVIGQDHAMKMIAKRIQTSRAGLDNPSKPIGVFLLAGTSGVGKTETALALAEVLYGGEQNVITINMSEYQEAHTVSSLKGAPPGYVGYGEGGVLTEAVRRKPYSVVLLDEVEKAHPDVHEVFFQVFDKGVMEDGEGRVIDFKNTLILLTSNVGSELIMDLCSDPDLLPEPEGITKALRDPLLKVFPAALLGRLVTIPYYPLSPDMIAKITVLQLNRIKKRVMESHNVPFEYSDAVVDKIVERCQELESGGRMIDAIVTNTMLPDISAEFLKRLMQGTEVTKVGIDVTDGEFSYSFD is encoded by the coding sequence ATGACTGAGATCAGCCGCGTGGCCCTGTTCGGAAAGCTGAACAAATTGGGCTACCAAGCCGTCGAAAGTGCAACCGTGTTCTGCAAGATGCGGGGCAATCCATATGTTGAGCTGGTGCATTGGATGCATCAGATCCTGGCGGGACAGGACAGCGACCTGCACCGGATTGTCGCCCATTATGACCTCGACCCTGGCAAGATTGCCGCCGAGATGACCCGGTCACTGGATATGCTACCGCGCGGCGCCTCGACCATTTCAGACCTCAGCGATCACCTGATGGACGCGATGGAGCGTGGCTGGGTCTGGGGCTCGCTGCTGTTTTCAGCCAATCAGGTGCGCAGTGGCTATCTGCTACTGGGGATGCTGAAAACCCCAGCCCTGCGCAATATCCTGACGTCGATGTCGCCCGAACTGGCGCGCATCGGGGCGGATGATCTGGCCGACAATTTCATCAAGATTACTGATGGATCGCCCGAGGAAACTATGGGCGCGCAGGATGGCTCGACCACCGGCGGTGGGGCTGCACCGGGCGAGGCCTCGGACGCGATGGCGCCGGCCGTGATGGGCAAGGGCGAGGCGCTCGAGAAGTTTTGCACCGATATGACCGAGCAGGCCCGCAATGGCGAGATTGATCCCATCGTTGGCCGCGACGAAGAGATCCGCCAGATTGTTGACGTGCTGATGCGGCGGCGGCAAAACAACCCGATCCTGACCGGTGAGGCCGGGGTGGGCAAAACCGCGGTGGTCGAAGGCTTCGCGCTGCGGATTGCGCGGGGCGATGTGCCACCTGCCTTGCATGATGTGCGGCTGCTGATGCTGGACGTGGGCCTGTTGCAGGCCGGCGCCAGCATGAAGGGCGAGTTTGAAAACCGTCTGCGTCAGGTGATTGACGAGGTTCAGTCCAGTGATGTGCCGATTGTGCTGTTCATTGACGAGACCCATACCCTGATCGGCGCCGGCGGGGCTGCGGGCACCGGCGATGCTGCCAACCTGCTGAAACCGGCTCTGGCGCGCGGCACCCTGCGCACCATCGGCGCGACGACCTGGGCCGAGTATAAGAAATACATCGAAAAAGACCCGGCACTGGCCCGGCGCTTTCAGGTGGTGCAGGTGGACGAGCCGAGCATCCCCAAGGCCATTCTGATGATGCGGGGCATTGCCTCGATGCTGGAAAATCACCACCGGGTGCAGGTGCTGGACGAAGGCATCGAGGCCGCCGTCAGCCTGTCGGCGCGTTACATCCCGGCGCGGCAACTGCCGGATAAATCGGTCAGCCTGCTGGACACCGCCTGCGCCCGCGTGGCGGTGAGCCAGCACGCGGTACCGGCCGAGGTGGACGATTGCCGCCGCCACATCGAGGCGCTGACCACCGAGCTGCTGATCATCGGTCGCGATGAAACTGCCGGGTATGAGGTCGGCGACCGACGCGAGGCGGTTGAGACAGCCAAGAGTGCTGAGGAAGACCGGCTGGTTGGCCTGAGCGAACGCTGGGATGCAGAGAAGGCGGTTGTCGAAGAGATCCTGGATCTGCGCGCCAAACTACGCGAGGGCGCCGCACCTGTGGATGCCCCTGCAGAGACTGAGGACGAGACTGGCGATAGCCCGCTGGACGATGCGGCCCGCGCCGATCTGATGCAGCAGTTGCGGGCAAAGAACACCGAGCTGGAAACCCTGCAGGCGGAAAGCCCGTTGATCCTGCCGATTGTCGATCATCAGGCGGTGGCCAGCGTTGTTGGTGACTGGACCGGCATTCCAGTGGGTCGCATGGTCAGCGATGAGATCGAAACCATTCTCAACCTGGAAGAACATCTGGCCAAGCGGGTGATCGGACAGGATCACGCGATGAAGATGATTGCCAAGCGCATTCAAACCAGCCGCGCCGGGCTGGACAACCCATCGAAACCAATTGGGGTGTTCCTGCTGGCCGGGACCAGCGGTGTCGGCAAGACCGAAACCGCACTGGCACTGGCCGAGGTGCTCTATGGTGGTGAACAGAACGTCATCACCATCAACATGTCGGAATACCAAGAGGCCCATACGGTCAGCTCCCTGAAGGGCGCGCCTCCGGGCTATGTCGGCTACGGCGAAGGCGGTGTGCTGACCGAGGCGGTGCGGCGCAAGCCATACTCGGTTGTGCTGCTGGACGAGGTTGAAAAGGCCCACCCCGATGTGCACGAGGTGTTTTTCCAGGTCTTTGACAAAGGCGTGATGGAAGACGGCGAGGGCCGGGTGATCGACTTTAAGAACACCCTGATCCTGCTGACCTCAAACGTAGGGTCCGAGTTGATTATGGATCTGTGCAGCGACCCGGACCTGTTGCCGGAACCCGAAGGCATCACCAAGGCACTGCGCGATCCGCTGCTGAAAGTCTTTCCGGCGGCTTTGCTGGGGCGTCTGGTCACCATTCCCTATTACCCGCTGAGCCCGGACATGATCGCCAAGATCACCGTGCTGCAACTGAACCGGATCAAAAAACGGGTGATGGAATCGCACAACGTGCCGTTTGAGTACTCGGATGCGGTGGTCGATAAGATCGTTGAGCGCTGTCAGGAACTTGAATCCGGTGGCCGCATGATCGACGCGATTGTGACCAATACCATGCTGCCCGATATCTCGGCTGAGTTCCTGAAGCGCCTGATGCAGGGCACAGAAGTGACCAAGGTTGGGATCGACGTCACTGACGGAGAGTTTTCTTATAGTTTCGATTAG
- the tssG gene encoding type VI secretion system baseplate subunit TssG encodes MATGKRSGPDTLSHFDKLVENPGKHHIFQALRVLEAHYAEAPRLGESRRPRQDKLRLGQEAELAFPPNTIADFTPPQGDQPARLTNRFFGLFGPQGPLPLHLTEYARDRKRNHRDPTMVGFADMLTHRMMGLLYRAWAQGQPAVSFDRDEDPLARKVASLAGYNGDSLRGRDAMPDMAKLHFAGHLGQEAKNPEGLVSILSAFFDVPVQLQEFIGSWLDLEPDDQWQLGRAGGLGQSTSIGTKVWSRSAKFRLRIGPLSLEDYQRLLPGGPALTRMRAIVRSYIGDVLDWDVNLVLAGDQVPRASLGGTTQLGHTSWIGSRPDPDAERPDVDDLYLYPSLGDLQADSLKGGI; translated from the coding sequence ATGGCGACCGGAAAAAGGTCTGGGCCGGATACTCTGAGCCATTTTGACAAACTGGTCGAAAACCCTGGAAAACATCATATTTTTCAGGCGCTCAGAGTGTTGGAAGCCCATTACGCCGAGGCCCCGCGTCTGGGCGAAAGCCGCCGCCCGCGGCAGGATAAGCTACGTCTGGGCCAAGAGGCCGAGCTGGCGTTTCCGCCCAACACAATTGCCGATTTTACCCCACCACAGGGTGACCAGCCGGCGCGGCTGACCAATCGCTTCTTTGGGCTGTTTGGGCCGCAGGGCCCGTTGCCGCTGCACCTGACCGAATACGCCCGCGACCGCAAACGCAACCACCGGGACCCGACGATGGTTGGCTTTGCCGATATGTTGACGCACCGGATGATGGGGCTGCTGTACCGGGCCTGGGCCCAGGGCCAGCCGGCGGTGAGTTTCGACCGGGATGAGGACCCACTGGCGCGCAAGGTGGCGTCGCTGGCCGGGTATAACGGTGACAGTTTGCGGGGCCGCGATGCGATGCCGGACATGGCCAAGCTGCATTTCGCCGGCCATCTGGGACAAGAGGCCAAAAACCCCGAGGGGCTGGTCTCTATCCTGTCGGCGTTTTTTGATGTGCCGGTGCAATTGCAGGAATTTATCGGCAGCTGGCTGGATCTGGAACCGGATGACCAATGGCAGTTGGGCCGGGCCGGCGGGCTGGGTCAATCCACCAGCATCGGGACAAAAGTCTGGAGCCGCAGTGCCAAGTTTCGGCTGCGGATCGGCCCTCTGAGCCTGGAGGATTACCAACGCCTATTGCCCGGTGGCCCGGCGCTAACCCGGATGCGGGCGATTGTCCGCTCTTATATTGGCGATGTGCTGGATTGGGACGTCAATCTGGTGCTGGCCGGCGATCAGGTGCCGCGCGCCAGTCTGGGCGGCACCACCCAATTGGGCCACACGTCCTGGATCGGCAGTCGTCCAGACCCCGATGCGGAACGCCCAGATGTTGATGATTTATACCTGTACCCCAGTCTTGGGGATCTACAGGCAGACAGTTTAAAGGGAGGTATTTGA
- a CDS encoding ion transporter, translated as METDLQETTLRDRARAFVERDSVRNTILGVIIFNAITLGLSTSSTVTDQIGGLLSVIDRTVLAIFVAELALKFFAYGWRFFASAWNIFDLLVVSVGLLPDKQGLSALRGLRVVRALRLLSVVPQMRSVVQALLDALPGMGAVIVMLSIVYYVFAVMATLMYGPFFDEWFGTLGRSMYSLFQIMTLESWSMGIVRPVMVVFPMAWVFFVPFIIITAFSVLNLFIGLLVNTMQTAVEDDDEAEFEKLRELVRTETDIVDVHVMELRQEIRSLREELLAPRGESNGQ; from the coding sequence TTGGAAACGGACCTTCAAGAAACCACGTTGCGTGACCGCGCTCGGGCCTTTGTAGAGCGTGATAGTGTCAGGAACACGATCCTTGGCGTTATCATTTTCAATGCAATCACTCTGGGGTTGAGTACGTCATCTACGGTGACAGATCAGATTGGCGGATTGCTGTCAGTAATTGACCGCACCGTGCTGGCGATCTTTGTCGCGGAACTGGCGCTCAAGTTTTTTGCCTATGGCTGGCGGTTTTTTGCTTCGGCCTGGAATATATTTGATCTGCTGGTGGTTTCGGTTGGATTGTTGCCCGATAAACAGGGGCTGTCGGCGCTGCGCGGGCTGCGTGTGGTGCGCGCCTTGCGATTGCTGTCGGTGGTGCCGCAGATGCGGTCCGTGGTGCAGGCGTTGCTGGATGCGCTGCCTGGCATGGGCGCCGTCATCGTGATGCTGTCGATTGTCTATTATGTCTTCGCGGTGATGGCGACGCTTATGTATGGGCCATTTTTTGACGAATGGTTCGGCACCCTGGGCCGGTCGATGTATTCGCTGTTCCAGATCATGACACTGGAAAGCTGGTCGATGGGGATTGTGCGGCCGGTGATGGTGGTGTTCCCGATGGCCTGGGTGTTTTTTGTACCCTTTATCATCATCACCGCCTTCTCGGTGTTGAACCTGTTCATCGGTCTGCTGGTCAACACCATGCAGACCGCGGTGGAGGATGACGACGAGGCGGAATTTGAAAAGCTGCGCGAATTGGTGCGCACAGAAACCGATATTGTAGACGTGCATGTGATGGAACTGCGGCAGGAGATCCGATCTCTGCGCGAGGAACTGTTAGCACCACGGGGAGAGTCGAATGGCCAGTAG